The following proteins are co-located in the Paraphotobacterium marinum genome:
- a CDS encoding LysR substrate-binding domain-containing protein, protein MRSLDLDALRCFVLGIELGSFAAAAERLHRSPSAASAQLKKLEQQCNTSLVTKIGRHLEPTEAGEIILAYARRMLQLNDEALNQLVENSLTGKVVFGLQEDFSDVLLPQLLGVFSRSHPNLQLQSIVGRHQELMDGIQSGELDFSLGWRGEKSAPYSELLAELPLYWYGPANKYLEESINISKPVPLVMLDGSCIIRQQAIAALDRKGIPWKITFVGRSLSNLWSAVDAGLGVTVRSSFSHPDTISKLDGLPVLGKLRLCLDRNQYKLEKVQEQLYNELKQQLTLYIKK, encoded by the coding sequence ATGCGGAGTCTGGATTTAGATGCCTTACGATGTTTTGTTTTAGGAATTGAGTTAGGCAGCTTTGCAGCTGCAGCTGAACGACTTCATCGTTCACCCTCTGCGGCCAGTGCCCAGTTAAAAAAGCTCGAACAGCAGTGCAACACGTCATTAGTGACCAAAATCGGCCGCCATCTAGAGCCGACTGAAGCAGGTGAAATTATTCTGGCTTATGCCCGCCGCATGCTTCAGTTAAATGACGAAGCTCTAAACCAGTTAGTGGAAAATTCATTGACGGGGAAAGTGGTTTTTGGCTTACAAGAAGATTTTAGTGACGTACTATTGCCTCAGTTGCTAGGTGTATTCTCTCGCTCACATCCAAATTTACAATTGCAATCCATTGTTGGGCGCCATCAGGAGTTGATGGATGGCATTCAATCTGGTGAGTTAGACTTTTCATTGGGCTGGAGAGGTGAAAAATCGGCGCCATATAGTGAACTTCTGGCAGAATTACCACTATATTGGTATGGGCCAGCAAATAAATACCTTGAAGAATCCATTAATATTTCTAAACCTGTACCACTAGTCATGCTTGATGGTTCCTGCATTATCAGGCAACAAGCCATAGCAGCATTAGATCGCAAGGGGATTCCATGGAAAATTACCTTTGTTGGCCGAAGTCTGAGTAACTTATGGAGCGCTGTTGATGCCGGCTTAGGAGTTACGGTTCGCTCTTCTTTCAGTCACCCGGATACTATTAGTAAGTTGGATGGTTTGCCGGTCCTTGGAAAACTTAGGTTGTGCCTCGATCGTAATCAATATAAGTTAGAAAAAGTACAGGAACAGTTGTATAACGAATTAAAACAACAGCTTACACTCTATATCAAAAAGTAA
- a CDS encoding complement resistance protein TraT, translated as MKKIIIKSAVISLLSLNLVGCSAISTAINHHDLEVDSKLSDTVWLQPTNQKTVYIQSQDTTGKSINISHELKDKIEEKGYRIVNNPDKAQFILQVNTKKIAKMSDEQMNGFLSQGFQDSAGGVALGASTIALAGGDANSIVAGGLVGGVASTVADDLVTDEKYVLVTDVRIQEKTKGLVHNQTGSHLKNGSSSYNNSTSFSTSHRQIYQTRIVTFADQVNLKLSEAKKPIENNLTNSLAGFFA; from the coding sequence ATGAAAAAAATAATAATAAAATCGGCTGTAATTTCTCTACTATCTTTAAATCTTGTCGGATGTTCGGCTATTTCAACTGCAATTAACCATCATGACTTAGAAGTTGACTCTAAACTATCTGATACAGTTTGGCTTCAACCAACAAATCAAAAAACGGTTTATATCCAATCTCAAGATACAACAGGAAAAAGTATAAACATAAGTCATGAACTAAAAGATAAAATTGAAGAAAAAGGTTATAGAATAGTAAATAATCCAGACAAAGCGCAGTTTATCCTTCAGGTTAATACAAAGAAAATCGCCAAAATGTCAGATGAACAAATGAATGGATTTTTATCTCAAGGATTTCAAGATAGTGCGGGTGGTGTAGCTCTTGGGGCAAGTACTATTGCATTAGCTGGTGGCGATGCTAATTCTATTGTAGCAGGAGGCTTAGTTGGTGGTGTTGCAAGTACAGTTGCCGATGATTTGGTAACAGATGAAAAGTATGTTTTAGTCACAGATGTCCGTATACAAGAAAAAACAAAAGGTCTTGTTCATAACCAAACTGGCTCTCATTTGAAAAATGGAAGCAGCTCATATAATAATTCAACTTCTTTTTCAACTTCTCATAGACAAATTTACCAAACAAGAATAGTTACATTTGCAGATCAAGTTAACTTGAAATTAAGCGAAGCTAAAAAACCAATTGAAAATAATTTGACAAATTCTTTAGCCGGTTTTTTCGCTTAA
- a CDS encoding tautomerase family protein yields MPMTRISIGNELFENYKHQISYILQQCLEAYFAVPNGDCFQIFDIHAPQQKVFNSNYPNLVQSRSESGILFHIFAGKSRDHKQKRALYKALCEQLQAQTPIRKEDIMIIVQFNGPEDWSFSSGQSWKDEMEIIQ; encoded by the coding sequence ATGCCAATGACACGAATTTCTATAGGTAATGAGTTATTTGAAAACTATAAGCATCAAATCTCATATATTCTCCAGCAATGTTTAGAAGCTTATTTTGCAGTACCGAATGGAGACTGTTTTCAAATATTCGACATTCATGCCCCACAGCAAAAGGTTTTTAATTCGAATTATCCAAATCTGGTTCAAAGTCGCAGTGAATCTGGAATTTTGTTTCACATATTCGCTGGAAAATCACGTGACCATAAACAAAAGCGAGCCTTATACAAAGCGTTGTGTGAGCAACTTCAGGCCCAAACCCCCATTCGTAAAGAAGATATTATGATCATTGTTCAATTCAATGGCCCAGAAGACTGGTCTTTTTCCTCTGGTCAGTCATGGAAAGATGAAATGGAGATAATACAATGA
- a CDS encoding pentapeptide repeat-containing protein, giving the protein MRLVIIISSIFLTTCSYASCYIKANHNEVVMKNCTNTTITHSSSTVKQEKANLLPILKMNNLNAIQIKMDNSSIDGINWKNTNISNSYIKKSTFNSPQLLKVTFNKLRLDDTKFIKPSFQSSRFIDVSLLKGSYIESQIQDSTLSNTNIEQSDFEGASIINSKIKGSLNKVNFIHSKWLNVSLLGTFSGDYSHSQFENMQLNDSTINQGKFSKSTLKNVIINKSTLNQVDFSNSKIFKLASTSNTLNQNNFSNSEIKDFNINKTFINGGSFHNSTFDGNINNSTINGATFSSSIVKKISANNTIFNKVNFSKSKLFQFSITSGSLNDNNFSNSQIKDFNINKAHLNGGNFDNTTFDGNFNFKDADLCKVNFKNASIKNLKAFNQSLKLAKSLCQVTLPDGKFVNVNCQPSNFCYKQENNNQDNIQDWSDFNKNVQENK; this is encoded by the coding sequence ATGAGACTCGTTATCATTATTTCAAGTATTTTTCTTACAACATGTTCTTATGCTTCATGTTATATTAAAGCGAATCATAATGAAGTCGTTATGAAAAATTGCACAAATACTACAATTACACACTCCTCTTCTACAGTTAAACAAGAAAAAGCAAATTTACTGCCTATCTTAAAGATGAATAATCTTAATGCTATTCAAATTAAAATGGATAATTCTTCCATAGATGGAATCAATTGGAAGAATACGAATATTTCTAATTCATATATCAAAAAAAGTACATTTAATTCTCCTCAATTATTAAAAGTTACATTCAATAAGTTGCGTTTGGATGACACAAAATTTATCAAGCCTTCTTTTCAATCGTCTCGTTTCATTGATGTATCCTTGCTTAAAGGGAGCTACATAGAAAGCCAAATACAGGACTCAACTTTGAGCAACACAAATATTGAACAATCAGATTTTGAAGGTGCTTCAATTATAAACTCAAAAATAAAAGGAAGTCTCAACAAAGTAAATTTTATTCACTCGAAATGGCTTAATGTCTCTCTTCTTGGAACATTTAGTGGAGATTACTCTCATTCTCAATTTGAAAATATGCAGCTTAATGATTCAACAATTAATCAAGGTAAGTTTTCAAAATCTACCTTAAAAAATGTAATTATCAATAAATCAACGTTGAATCAGGTAGATTTTTCAAATTCCAAAATATTTAAGTTGGCTAGTACTTCTAATACCTTAAATCAAAATAATTTTTCAAATAGCGAAATTAAAGATTTTAATATCAATAAGACTTTTATAAACGGTGGCAGTTTTCATAACAGCACCTTTGATGGAAACATTAATAACTCAACTATTAATGGGGCGACGTTTTCAAGTTCTATTGTAAAAAAAATTAGCGCGAACAATACAATTTTTAATAAAGTGAATTTTTCAAAATCTAAGTTATTTCAATTCTCCATTACTTCTGGAAGTTTAAATGACAATAACTTTTCAAATAGCCAAATTAAAGACTTTAACATAAATAAGGCTCATTTAAATGGAGGTAATTTTGATAACACCACGTTTGATGGAAATTTTAATTTTAAGGATGCTGATTTATGTAAAGTTAACTTTAAAAATGCAAGTATAAAAAACTTAAAAGCATTCAATCAATCCTTGAAATTAGCTAAATCCTTATGTCAAGTCACATTACCTGATGGCAAATTTGTTAATGTTAATTGCCAACCATCAAATTTTTGTTATAAGCAAGAAAATAACAATCAAGACAACATTCAAGATTGGTCAGACTTTAATAAAAATGTTCAGGAAAATAAATAA
- a CDS encoding acyl-CoA thioesterase, with protein MSKIQKFNGDFIHQSQFTIRLNDLLLGAHLGNDKVLSLITEAHNDLLLERNASFEDVNGCILMVKNVNLEYKKEVMYKDTLHIHIGVYNISKYRVSLYFENRNQNNEVCQKALIDCVYLDRENHSLMDTNNIIDCYRRL; from the coding sequence ATGTCGAAAATACAAAAATTTAATGGTGATTTCATTCATCAATCACAATTTACTATAAGACTAAATGATTTGTTATTAGGTGCTCATTTGGGAAATGATAAAGTTTTGTCGCTTATTACAGAGGCACATAATGATTTATTATTAGAGAGAAATGCATCATTTGAAGATGTAAATGGTTGTATTTTAATGGTGAAGAATGTGAACTTAGAATACAAAAAAGAAGTTATGTATAAAGACACATTACACATTCACATTGGTGTTTACAATATATCAAAATATAGAGTGTCTCTTTATTTTGAAAATCGTAATCAAAACAATGAAGTATGCCAAAAAGCTTTGATTGATTGTGTTTATTTAGATAGAGAAAACCATAGTCTTATGGATACTAATAATATTATTGATTGCTACAGAAGGTTATAG
- a CDS encoding exonuclease/endonuclease/phosphatase family protein, with protein MKKFIVNKIAVVLINFIFISFNVLANTDIGVIQYNVKGDTRSSHSGGVWTKPNLRDKQRQLIQDKVDSNDVDFIALEQAVTDTTSGANPLLNTLLLGKKWITISNSEHFSNDFDEAQLTYDSDKWTLISSHSDFWIKSDAEVRPYTMGYFHLKSDASVKVLVVALHFPHLSTPAWNLESFRDNVSKLVGSSDLSNVNVILIGDMNEASTEDNINNLAGFSEMFGKFSITKIAKTCCSNSDYVYNFDQVAVNNGGDFMSSEIINSSDPDIYIPKGAPTESAESHKAIYVQLTVN; from the coding sequence ATGAAAAAGTTTATAGTAAATAAAATTGCAGTTGTTTTAATTAATTTTATTTTTATTTCATTTAATGTTTTAGCAAATACTGATATTGGAGTAATTCAATATAATGTAAAAGGAGATACAAGAAGTAGTCATAGTGGCGGTGTGTGGACAAAACCTAATTTGAGGGATAAACAGAGACAGTTAATTCAAGATAAAGTAGACAGCAATGATGTTGACTTTATAGCATTGGAGCAAGCTGTTACAGATACGACATCTGGAGCTAATCCACTATTGAATACTTTATTACTTGGAAAGAAATGGATTACTATTTCTAATAGCGAACATTTTAGCAATGATTTTGATGAAGCTCAACTCACTTATGACTCAGATAAATGGACATTAATTTCTAGTCATAGTGATTTTTGGATCAAATCAGATGCAGAAGTTCGTCCATATACCATGGGTTATTTTCACTTAAAATCAGATGCATCGGTCAAAGTATTAGTCGTAGCCTTACACTTCCCACATTTATCAACTCCTGCTTGGAATTTGGAAAGTTTTAGAGACAACGTGTCAAAACTTGTTGGTTCGAGCGATTTAAGTAATGTAAATGTAATTTTAATCGGTGACATGAATGAAGCTAGTACTGAAGATAATATTAATAACTTAGCTGGCTTTTCAGAAATGTTTGGTAAGTTTAGTATAACCAAAATTGCAAAGACATGTTGTTCAAATTCTGATTATGTTTATAACTTTGACCAAGTTGCAGTAAATAATGGTGGAGATTTTATGTCTAGCGAAATAATCAATTCTTCTGATCCGGATATTTATATACCAAAGGGAGCACCGACAGAAAGTGCTGAATCTCACAAAGCTATTTATGTGCAACTTACAGTGAATTAA
- a CDS encoding DUF4865 family protein, translated as MIAMQYKIVLPSDYPMEKIETRIKEKGHLLDGYPGLVFKAYLYSRKDAEYYTSSNSYAPFYVWKDHHSMVAFLGSEGFKGLCEQFGRPEVRMWFIEDEPIIPNSKCPLAYIGNQIIKDADIHGLNFTSWETVSVSWFCRPELADKVSGDIYSIGYVAYGLNRI; from the coding sequence ATGATAGCAATGCAATATAAAATCGTTCTCCCATCTGATTATCCTATGGAAAAAATAGAAACTCGTATCAAGGAAAAAGGACACTTGTTAGATGGATATCCAGGCTTGGTCTTTAAGGCCTACCTTTATTCAAGAAAAGATGCGGAATATTATACAAGCAGCAACAGTTATGCTCCTTTTTACGTATGGAAAGATCATCACTCTATGGTGGCTTTTCTGGGAAGTGAAGGATTTAAAGGGCTCTGCGAGCAGTTTGGTCGACCGGAAGTAAGAATGTGGTTTATAGAGGATGAACCAATAATACCAAATTCAAAATGTCCGCTTGCATATATAGGCAATCAGATCATCAAGGATGCAGATATTCACGGTCTAAACTTTACCTCTTGGGAAACTGTCAGTGTCTCGTGGTTCTGTCGACCAGAGTTAGCAGATAAAGTAAGTGGCGATATCTATTCTATCGGTTATGTAGCTTACGGTTTGAATAGAATTTAA
- a CDS encoding carboxymuconolactone decarboxylase family protein translates to MDTKEQYLMKLFAEIAPQFHKVTEDILFGQIWSDESLSTRDRSLITITALVVLNRVEQLPGHLARAFSNGLTVKELSATMTHLAFYAGWPVTVSALERLDEMDHERND, encoded by the coding sequence ATGGATACAAAAGAACAATACTTAATGAAACTGTTTGCTGAAATTGCTCCACAATTTCATAAAGTTACGGAAGATATCTTATTTGGACAGATATGGAGTGATGAGAGTCTGAGCACTCGTGATAGAAGTCTGATAACCATCACAGCGTTAGTGGTCTTAAATCGTGTGGAACAACTACCGGGTCATTTAGCTCGGGCATTCAGCAACGGACTGACAGTAAAAGAATTGAGTGCAACAATGACTCATCTTGCTTTTTATGCCGGTTGGCCTGTAACGGTCTCTGCGCTTGAGCGGTTAGATGAGATGGACCACGAGAGGAATGACTAA
- a CDS encoding 3-oxoacyl-ACP reductase family protein, whose protein sequence is MFDNLKLDNNVVLITGANRGIGLSIAKLLKLRGAKVIATARKKEDSQMLEAMGFISHYLDVTEVDSIIKLKKTLKLDSLMPDILVSNAGLGTVSLSMRLKRNLWDQTIETNLTAAFELAKAFIPHMSKKGFGRIINISSVLARSPQVGLAHYSASKSGLEGFTKSLALEYAQKGITANCIAPGFIETDMIADLRKQGMDFKNKIPVERVGVPDDVAEITAFLSSKASSYITGETIHINGGTYFS, encoded by the coding sequence ATGTTCGATAATTTAAAACTAGATAATAATGTCGTCCTCATTACAGGAGCAAACAGAGGAATTGGCCTATCAATAGCTAAACTTTTAAAACTAAGAGGAGCTAAGGTAATAGCCACTGCTAGAAAAAAAGAAGACAGTCAAATGCTTGAGGCTATGGGTTTTATTAGTCATTATTTAGATGTTACTGAAGTAGACTCAATCATAAAGCTGAAGAAAACTTTAAAATTAGACAGCTTAATGCCTGATATTTTAGTAAGCAATGCTGGCTTAGGAACCGTATCTTTGAGTATGAGACTCAAGAGAAATCTTTGGGATCAAACTATAGAAACAAACCTAACAGCGGCATTTGAGTTGGCAAAAGCATTTATTCCTCATATGTCCAAAAAAGGATTTGGTAGAATTATAAATATTTCTAGTGTTTTGGCACGCTCTCCGCAAGTTGGACTAGCTCATTATAGTGCATCAAAGTCAGGTTTAGAAGGTTTTACAAAAAGTCTAGCTCTAGAATATGCACAAAAAGGTATTACAGCTAATTGTATTGCCCCTGGATTTATTGAAACAGATATGATTGCAGATCTAAGAAAACAAGGAATGGATTTCAAAAATAAAATACCAGTTGAAAGAGTAGGAGTACCTGACGATGTTGCAGAAATTACAGCATTTTTATCATCTAAAGCAAGTTCTTATATCACAGGAGAGACCATACACATTAATGGTGGCACATATTTTAGTTAA
- a CDS encoding GNAT family N-acetyltransferase: MFEKKIDNELSLVLLHSSHAEEHLKVRNDNLNFFSKRMPFFKTYNSKEMFSKWIENSLINFAKEKSLFFSIMFNNKIIGCIGFSQINLNTEKVELGFWLCQKYQKRGIIHKSCLFLINYAFREYDATKIEIRTDETNAECRAVCAKLNMKLEGIITNAYKVDDQLVSEAIYALHKN; encoded by the coding sequence ATGTTTGAAAAAAAAATAGACAATGAATTAAGCCTTGTTCTTCTTCATTCTTCGCATGCTGAGGAACACTTAAAAGTAAGAAATGATAATTTGAATTTTTTTTCAAAAAGAATGCCTTTTTTTAAAACTTATAACAGTAAAGAAATGTTTTCTAAATGGATTGAAAACTCTTTAATCAACTTCGCAAAAGAAAAGTCTTTGTTTTTTAGTATTATGTTTAATAATAAAATAATAGGTTGTATTGGTTTTTCGCAAATAAATTTAAATACAGAAAAAGTTGAACTCGGTTTTTGGCTATGTCAGAAATATCAAAAAAGAGGAATTATCCATAAATCTTGTCTTTTTTTAATTAACTATGCTTTTAGAGAGTACGATGCTACTAAAATAGAAATTAGAACTGATGAAACAAATGCAGAATGTAGAGCTGTTTGTGCAAAATTGAATATGAAATTAGAGGGCATTATAACTAACGCTTACAAAGTGGACGATCAACTAGTTTCTGAAGCAATCTATGCACTCCATAAGAATTAA
- a CDS encoding GNAT family N-acetyltransferase, which produces MHSIQLLNPEQWKIFKEIRLEALRNSPNSFGSTFEVEFFFTQNDWVNKLRNTKNLHLVALSDNFKPIGLIILKPFKEQVGIFAMYVNPTFRGRGIASELIHAVIEYAIKKKFSEIILDVYDQNTSAIELYKRKGFIFTGVKSTLPYPRKHIIKHQMLLKL; this is translated from the coding sequence ATGCACTCCATTCAATTATTAAATCCTGAACAATGGAAGATCTTTAAAGAAATTCGTCTAGAAGCCCTCAGAAATTCACCAAATTCATTTGGTTCAACTTTTGAAGTTGAGTTTTTTTTTACTCAAAATGATTGGGTTAACAAATTAAGAAATACCAAGAATCTCCACTTAGTTGCTTTATCAGACAATTTTAAACCCATAGGTCTTATTATACTGAAACCCTTCAAGGAACAAGTTGGTATTTTTGCAATGTATGTCAATCCTACTTTTAGAGGAAGAGGTATAGCGTCTGAACTAATTCACGCCGTAATTGAATATGCAATTAAAAAAAAATTTTCTGAAATTATCCTTGATGTCTACGATCAAAACACTTCCGCAATCGAGCTTTATAAAAGAAAAGGGTTTATTTTTACTGGCGTAAAAAGCACATTGCCCTACCCGAGAAAGCATATAATTAAACATCAAATGTTATTAAAACTTTAA
- a CDS encoding FAD-binding and (Fe-S)-binding domain-containing protein, protein MEYNYLSLLKKIKTYIPKDNIITDPTLCYAYGTDASLYRITPKIVLKVRHAEEMSKFIKDALFYKTPITFRAAGTSLSGQALSDSILVVLHENYWKKITIIDNGKEVSLEPGLIGGDVNLILKPYGYKIGPDPSSINSCKIGGIAANNSSGMCCGVKLNAYHTLKGMKIIFCDGTVLDTLNKNSVDTFKQKHFDLLDSIYELRLQLLENKPLREKVQTKYRIKNTTGYGINALLDYENPIDILQHLLIGSEGTLGFIANINLETIPLKNNQMTGFFVFENIENACEAVVEITKLNPDAIELMDFLSLKSLVPISEIGFYDSHLSKGSKPAALLIQIQGDSSDSLIDKAASINKESLRHNLLFKYDFTKDENQTKNLWDLRKALLPKVGAHRERGSTLIVEDVTVPLTCLAQATIQIQNLLKKYDYTDGVIFGHAMDGSLHIVFSQQFNHQEGHKKYQNFIDELVRIIVNDFNGSLKGEHGTGRNMAPFVEQEWGKDAYSIMQKVKTLFDKTFLLNPGVIINDDPEAHLKNIKQKEIHHSDLDKCMDCGFCEKVCPSEGYTFTPRQRNTILDKIKSLDNQSNHYNTKKTHKIFQHYGVDTCATTGACELSCPVGINVGQLILTEKSKSDVLVKSKFVDLIAKNFEITTDIMRFNLSSLSFLKKLLGKEFVERKSMQINQKISSIPYVGSNFPNALKKNQLQKIAQSDNQLKQVVYIPSCINRLMGNNDSNKQESPLIEIVVKVLSYFGYNVLIPQNINELCCGLAFKSKGFLKSYHFKNDEMLSSITEMKLTSDNTPILMDHSSCFDCLIEKNKNMNIYEPFRFIDEYILDRFASSPSKDKVLVHIPCSSIKNKLHQSFYNVMNKISENIEYTELECCGFSGDKGFFYPKLNENALRKMSRDKISCDYGVSNSRTCEIGLADHTGLEFNSIFHLFNQLIESQSLKLEQVE, encoded by the coding sequence ATGGAATATAATTATTTAAGTTTATTAAAAAAGATTAAAACTTACATTCCGAAAGATAATATTATAACGGATCCAACTCTATGTTATGCATATGGGACTGATGCAAGTTTATATCGAATTACGCCTAAAATAGTACTTAAAGTTAGACATGCCGAAGAAATGTCAAAGTTTATAAAAGATGCGCTATTTTATAAAACGCCTATTACTTTTAGAGCAGCTGGAACTAGTTTGTCAGGTCAAGCATTATCTGATTCCATTTTAGTGGTTTTACATGAAAATTACTGGAAAAAAATAACGATAATAGACAATGGTAAAGAAGTTTCTCTTGAGCCAGGTTTAATTGGTGGAGATGTCAATCTTATTTTGAAGCCTTATGGGTATAAAATTGGACCAGATCCTAGCTCTATAAACTCATGTAAAATTGGTGGAATAGCTGCCAACAATTCATCTGGAATGTGCTGTGGAGTTAAATTGAATGCTTATCATACGCTAAAAGGTATGAAAATTATTTTTTGTGACGGCACAGTCCTTGATACTTTAAATAAAAATAGTGTTGATACTTTCAAACAAAAACATTTTGATCTACTAGACAGTATTTATGAATTAAGATTGCAGTTACTTGAAAACAAACCACTTAGAGAGAAAGTCCAAACTAAATATAGAATTAAAAACACGACCGGTTATGGTATTAATGCATTACTTGATTATGAAAACCCAATTGATATTTTACAACACTTATTAATTGGCTCGGAAGGGACATTAGGTTTTATTGCAAATATTAATTTAGAAACGATTCCTTTAAAAAATAATCAAATGACGGGTTTTTTTGTTTTTGAAAATATTGAAAATGCATGTGAAGCTGTTGTTGAAATTACAAAATTAAATCCTGATGCAATAGAGCTAATGGATTTCTTATCGTTAAAATCACTTGTACCCATCTCGGAAATTGGGTTTTATGACTCGCATTTAAGTAAAGGAAGTAAACCAGCTGCATTATTAATTCAAATTCAAGGTGATTCATCAGATTCATTAATAGATAAAGCTGCATCAATTAACAAAGAGTCACTCAGGCACAACCTTCTGTTTAAATATGACTTTACAAAAGATGAAAATCAAACAAAGAACTTATGGGATTTAAGAAAGGCTTTGCTTCCTAAAGTAGGTGCTCACAGGGAAAGGGGCTCTACATTAATTGTTGAAGATGTCACAGTACCACTAACATGTTTAGCTCAAGCGACTATTCAAATTCAAAATCTTCTAAAAAAATATGATTATACAGATGGTGTCATTTTTGGACATGCAATGGATGGAAGTTTACATATAGTTTTTTCTCAGCAATTTAATCACCAAGAAGGACATAAAAAATACCAAAATTTTATAGATGAGTTAGTAAGGATTATTGTCAATGATTTTAATGGATCACTAAAAGGGGAACATGGAACAGGAAGAAACATGGCTCCTTTTGTCGAGCAAGAGTGGGGCAAGGATGCCTATTCAATCATGCAAAAAGTAAAGACTTTGTTTGATAAAACTTTTCTTTTAAATCCGGGCGTTATAATTAATGATGACCCTGAGGCACATTTAAAAAATATAAAACAAAAAGAAATTCACCATTCTGATTTGGATAAGTGTATGGATTGCGGCTTTTGTGAAAAAGTTTGTCCTTCAGAAGGGTATACTTTTACGCCAAGGCAAAGAAATACTATTTTAGATAAAATCAAGTCTCTGGACAATCAATCAAATCATTACAATACAAAAAAAACCCATAAGATATTTCAACATTATGGAGTTGATACTTGTGCAACTACAGGCGCTTGTGAATTAAGTTGTCCAGTAGGCATCAATGTAGGACAATTGATATTAACAGAAAAGTCGAAATCAGATGTTTTAGTTAAATCTAAATTTGTTGATCTTATTGCAAAGAATTTTGAAATAACCACTGATATAATGCGATTTAATTTGTCTAGTCTATCTTTTTTGAAAAAGTTGTTAGGAAAAGAATTTGTAGAAAGAAAATCCATGCAAATCAATCAGAAAATATCTTCTATACCTTATGTTGGATCAAACTTCCCAAATGCTTTAAAAAAAAATCAACTCCAAAAGATTGCTCAATCTGACAATCAATTAAAGCAAGTTGTTTATATACCTAGTTGTATTAATAGACTTATGGGAAATAATGATTCAAATAAACAAGAATCCCCACTGATTGAGATTGTAGTAAAAGTATTAAGTTATTTTGGCTATAATGTGCTGATACCTCAAAATATAAATGAATTATGTTGCGGTCTTGCATTTAAAAGTAAAGGATTTTTAAAGTCATACCATTTTAAAAATGACGAGATGCTATCATCAATAACAGAAATGAAATTGACTTCAGATAATACGCCCATCTTAATGGACCATAGCTCATGTTTTGATTGTTTGATTGAAAAGAATAAAAATATGAACATATATGAGCCGTTTCGCTTTATTGACGAATATATTTTAGATAGATTTGCATCTTCTCCTTCAAAAGATAAAGTTTTGGTGCATATACCATGCTCGTCCATTAAGAATAAGCTTCATCAATCTTTTTATAATGTAATGAATAAAATTTCAGAAAATATTGAATATACAGAATTAGAATGTTGTGGGTTTTCGGGTGATAAGGGATTTTTTTATCCCAAACTAAATGAGAATGCTTTAAGAAAGATGAGCCGTGATAAAATTAGTTGTGATTATGGCGTATCAAATAGTAGAACTTGTGAAATTGGTCTTGCAGATCATACTGGTCTAGAGTTTAATTCAATTTTTCATCTTTTCAATCAATTAATTGAGTCTCAAAGTTTAAAGTTAGAACAGGTGGAGTAG